From the genome of Streptomyces sp. V1I1, one region includes:
- a CDS encoding carboxymuconolactone decarboxylase family protein, translating to MTTTEINQTEINQNMSRINFAKVAPKAFRAVIGLDAAAREGLDPALVELVQIRSSQLNHCAYCLHMHTGDARKAGESEERLHMTAVWREAKHFFTEKEQAALALTEAVTLVADGGVPDAVYAQAAARFDERELAQLLALIFTINTWNRIALATGKVAGTDER from the coding sequence ATGACGACGACAGAGATCAACCAGACAGAGATCAACCAGAACATGAGCCGTATCAACTTCGCGAAGGTGGCCCCGAAGGCATTCCGTGCCGTGATCGGCCTGGACGCCGCTGCCCGCGAGGGCCTGGACCCGGCGCTGGTCGAGTTGGTGCAGATCCGCTCCTCGCAGCTCAACCACTGTGCGTACTGCCTGCACATGCACACCGGTGACGCCCGCAAGGCGGGCGAGAGCGAGGAGCGCCTGCACATGACCGCAGTGTGGCGGGAGGCGAAGCACTTCTTCACGGAGAAGGAACAGGCGGCGCTCGCCCTGACCGAGGCGGTCACGCTGGTCGCCGACGGGGGAGTGCCGGACGCGGTGTACGCACAGGCGGCGGCCCGCTTCGACGAGCGGGAGCTGGCTCAGCTTCTCGCCCTGATCTTCACGATCAACACCTGGAACCGGATCGCGCTCGCCACGGGGAAGGTCGCGGGCACGGACGAGCGGTGA
- a CDS encoding arsenate reductase family protein encodes MEIWINPACSKCRSAINLLDEEGAAYTVRRYLDDVPSEDEIRAVLGRLGLEPWDIARTQEAVAKELGLKEWARDEGSRDRWVAALAQHPKLIQRPIITADDGTAVVARTDEAVRDALGRS; translated from the coding sequence ATGGAGATCTGGATCAATCCCGCCTGTTCCAAGTGCCGCAGCGCCATCAATCTGCTCGACGAGGAGGGCGCCGCGTACACCGTCCGGCGCTACCTCGACGACGTGCCGAGCGAGGACGAGATCCGGGCCGTCCTCGGGCGGCTCGGGCTGGAGCCGTGGGACATCGCGCGGACGCAGGAAGCCGTGGCGAAGGAGCTCGGACTCAAGGAGTGGGCGCGGGACGAGGGTTCGCGGGATCGGTGGGTGGCCGCCCTCGCGCAGCACCCGAAGCTGATTCAGCGGCCGATCATCACGGCTGACGACGGTACGGCTGTCGTGGCACGTACGGATGAGGCCGTACGGGACGCGCTCGGGCGGTCCTAG
- a CDS encoding glycoside hydrolase domain-containing protein — translation MSHPHRTLRSLRRFLVLSAVGVLSAATTLASAPPAAAEPATVVPYPAGASATRYSGLAFDTCTAPPLTAIQAWSTSPYRAVGVYIGGVNRTCAQPQLTASWVASVSALKWRLLPIYKGLQPPCGGKPTDAKISSVAATARSQGTAAATDAIAKAKALGMQPGSAFYNDIEHYVQTDTTCQAAVLSYVSAWTKELHRLGYVSGVYMNLNLGAKQLSDVYTSTTYARPDALWIARYDGVDSLKGWTNIADSKWASRQRAKQFKGDHNETYGGVTINIDTDRLDTPVATVAYTYTATSSTTLNARTGPSTGYPLAKSYAPGSSLKVVCQAPGSTVGSTRVWNKLSDGTYVTDYYVSTPSNATYSAPLPRCTYPYQTTAPGGLTERSGPGSSYAAVGTLPNGSLAWVYCQRAGSAVGTSKIWDRMDNGRYVADYYVATPSNTTYSKPAPRC, via the coding sequence ATGTCGCACCCGCACCGCACTCTCCGTTCCCTTCGCAGATTCCTCGTGCTCTCGGCCGTCGGAGTGCTGAGCGCCGCCACCACGCTCGCCTCCGCCCCGCCCGCCGCTGCCGAACCGGCCACGGTGGTCCCCTATCCCGCGGGAGCGAGCGCAACCCGCTACTCCGGACTCGCCTTCGACACCTGTACGGCGCCGCCGCTGACGGCCATCCAGGCGTGGAGCACGTCCCCGTACCGCGCGGTCGGTGTGTACATCGGGGGCGTCAACCGCACCTGCGCCCAGCCGCAACTGACCGCCTCGTGGGTCGCGTCCGTGTCGGCGCTGAAGTGGCGCCTGCTGCCCATCTACAAGGGCCTGCAACCGCCCTGCGGCGGCAAGCCCACCGACGCCAAGATCAGCTCCGTCGCGGCGACCGCCAGGTCCCAGGGCACGGCGGCGGCCACCGACGCCATCGCCAAGGCCAAGGCGCTCGGCATGCAGCCCGGCAGCGCCTTCTACAACGACATCGAGCACTACGTCCAGACGGATACCACTTGCCAGGCCGCAGTGCTGTCGTACGTCTCCGCCTGGACGAAAGAGCTGCACCGGCTCGGCTACGTCTCGGGCGTCTACATGAACCTCAACCTCGGGGCGAAGCAACTCTCCGACGTCTACACGTCCACCACCTATGCCCGTCCCGACGCGCTGTGGATCGCCCGCTACGACGGAGTCGACTCCCTGAAGGGGTGGACCAACATCGCCGACTCCAAGTGGGCCTCCCGCCAGCGGGCCAAGCAGTTCAAGGGCGACCACAACGAGACCTACGGCGGCGTCACCATCAACATCGACACCGACCGGCTCGACACTCCGGTCGCCACCGTGGCGTACACGTACACGGCGACGAGCTCCACCACACTCAACGCCCGCACTGGTCCCTCGACGGGCTACCCCCTCGCCAAGTCGTACGCGCCCGGGTCCTCCCTCAAGGTCGTGTGCCAGGCGCCCGGTTCCACCGTCGGCAGCACCCGCGTATGGAACAAGCTCTCCGACGGCACGTACGTCACTGACTACTACGTCAGCACCCCGTCCAACGCCACCTACAGCGCCCCGCTGCCGCGCTGCACGTACCCGTACCAGACCACCGCCCCCGGCGGGCTCACCGAGCGCAGCGGCCCCGGCTCCTCGTACGCGGCCGTGGGGACGTTGCCCAACGGGTCCCTTGCATGGGTGTACTGCCAGCGGGCCGGCTCGGCGGTCGGCACCAGCAAGATCTGGGACAGGATGGACAATGGCCGCTACGTCGCGGACTACTACGTGGCCACCCCCAGCAACACGACCTACAGCAAGCCGGCTCCACGCTGCTGA
- a CDS encoding GNAT family N-acetyltransferase: MPAKTPLPVTLTGHHVRLEPLTTDHLGDLFAAGGGDDEVWRWQGGPTPRTQEELGFKLGELLAATEQGEYLPFAVIHRATGRAVGWTTYMDIDPENERLEIGWTWYGRASWRTAVNTETKLLLLSHAFDELGMGRVQLKTDHMNERSQAAIARLGAQREGVLRRHRQRPDGTWRDSVYFSILADEWPAAKARLSARI, translated from the coding sequence ATGCCTGCCAAGACACCGCTTCCTGTGACGCTGACCGGCCATCATGTGCGTCTCGAACCCCTGACGACGGATCATCTCGGAGACCTCTTCGCCGCGGGCGGCGGGGACGACGAGGTCTGGCGCTGGCAGGGCGGACCCACGCCGCGCACGCAGGAGGAACTCGGGTTCAAGCTCGGTGAGCTGCTTGCCGCCACCGAGCAGGGCGAGTACCTACCGTTCGCCGTGATTCATCGCGCGACGGGCAGGGCCGTCGGCTGGACCACGTACATGGACATCGATCCGGAGAACGAGCGGCTGGAGATCGGCTGGACCTGGTACGGCCGCGCGTCCTGGCGCACGGCCGTCAACACCGAGACGAAGCTGCTCTTGCTGAGCCACGCCTTCGATGAACTGGGCATGGGGCGCGTGCAGTTGAAGACCGACCACATGAACGAGAGGTCTCAGGCCGCCATCGCCCGCCTGGGGGCGCAGCGCGAAGGAGTGCTGCGCCGACACAGGCAGCGGCCGGACGGCACCTGGCGGGACAGCGTCTACTTCTCGATCCTTGCCGATGAGTGGCCGGCCGCGAAGGCGCGCCTCAGCGCCCGGATCTGA
- a CDS encoding IS630 family transposase produces MDQVEGPGLRGKRTRIIELYTCPPDDATVLCADELGPVIPRTFPPAPGWSPDGHRIKAELDYSRGPEKTWVYGALRVRDGQQVTMTAPSRNSVFYQQFLQKVEDANPIGDIYVITDNLSSHNSLSTRTWLEDHPRIRHVFIPVGACWLNLQEGWWRIFRKAALAGQSFAGPDEITQATAVATAQLNARARPWIWGRPAPPTRQLRRRYVYCL; encoded by the coding sequence GTGGACCAGGTCGAAGGACCCGGACTTCGCGGGAAAAGGACGCGGATCATCGAGCTCTACACCTGCCCGCCCGACGACGCGACGGTCCTCTGTGCCGACGAGCTCGGGCCGGTGATCCCCCGGACGTTCCCGCCGGCGCCGGGCTGGTCGCCGGACGGACACCGCATCAAAGCCGAACTCGACTACAGCCGCGGGCCGGAGAAGACCTGGGTCTACGGAGCCCTGCGCGTCCGCGACGGGCAGCAGGTCACCATGACCGCACCGTCACGGAACAGCGTCTTCTACCAGCAGTTCCTGCAGAAAGTGGAGGACGCCAACCCCATCGGTGACATCTACGTGATCACCGACAACCTGTCCTCCCACAACAGCCTGTCCACCCGGACATGGTTGGAGGACCACCCCCGCATCCGGCACGTCTTCATCCCCGTCGGCGCCTGCTGGCTCAACCTGCAGGAAGGCTGGTGGCGGATCTTCCGCAAAGCCGCCCTGGCCGGCCAGTCCTTCGCCGGCCCGGACGAGATCACCCAAGCCACGGCCGTGGCCACCGCCCAGCTCAACGCCCGTGCCAGACCGTGGATCTGGGGCCGACCAGCCCCACCCACCCGCCAACTACGACGCCGATACGTGTACTGCCTTTGA
- a CDS encoding helix-turn-helix domain-containing protein, with protein sequence MVCKLARARKAPRDLVMRAQMIELSWSGLRVPGIAAELGCSPKTVRCWLHRFNRSGVEGLEDLGGQGRKRRITEIERSRIIALVRTPPPGRLTVQPGGDLAAADQSGAPEWTLDALAAVARGMGIEVSRSQVRRILLAEGVRWRRTRSWTRSKDPDFAGKGRGSSSSTPARPTTRRSSVPTSSGR encoded by the coding sequence ATGGTCTGCAAGCTGGCGCGGGCTCGGAAGGCGCCGCGGGACCTGGTGATGCGGGCACAGATGATCGAGTTGAGCTGGTCCGGGCTGCGGGTGCCGGGGATCGCCGCGGAGTTGGGCTGCAGTCCCAAGACGGTGCGGTGCTGGCTGCACCGGTTCAACAGGTCAGGGGTGGAAGGCCTGGAGGATCTGGGCGGTCAGGGCCGCAAGCGCAGGATCACCGAAATCGAGCGGTCGAGGATTATCGCGTTGGTCAGGACGCCGCCTCCGGGACGTTTGACAGTGCAGCCGGGTGGTGACCTGGCAGCGGCAGATCAGTCCGGTGCGCCGGAGTGGACGCTCGATGCCCTCGCGGCTGTCGCTCGCGGGATGGGGATCGAGGTCAGTCGGTCCCAGGTCCGGCGGATTCTGCTGGCCGAGGGGGTGCGGTGGCGTCGCACGAGGTCGTGGACCAGGTCGAAGGACCCGGACTTCGCGGGAAAAGGACGCGGATCATCGAGCTCTACACCTGCCCGCCCGACGACGCGACGGTCCTCTGTGCCGACGAGCTCGGGCCGGTGA
- a CDS encoding NUDIX domain-containing protein, which yields MAQPETDDRHQAALAPALESMTLLVAAVIVHDVVTDRVVLLQRGKSNKFAPGMWDLPVGKSDPGEPITETAVRELHEETGLIVKSDALRVAHIIHGAWGVEAPNGFLTVVFAAQEWSGEPENLEPGKHAQVCWADARALPADFVPTSATALRRYLAGGPEVSLNGWAT from the coding sequence GTGGCTCAGCCGGAGACCGACGACCGTCACCAAGCCGCCCTCGCGCCCGCGCTCGAATCAATGACCCTCCTCGTCGCGGCCGTAATCGTCCACGACGTGGTGACCGACCGTGTGGTCCTCCTGCAGCGCGGCAAGAGCAACAAATTCGCCCCAGGCATGTGGGATCTCCCCGTCGGCAAGAGCGACCCAGGCGAGCCGATCACCGAAACCGCGGTTCGCGAACTCCACGAAGAGACCGGTCTGATCGTCAAGTCCGACGCCCTGCGAGTAGCGCACATCATTCATGGCGCCTGGGGCGTCGAGGCGCCCAACGGATTCCTCACCGTCGTCTTCGCCGCCCAGGAATGGTCCGGGGAGCCCGAGAACCTCGAACCCGGGAAGCACGCCCAGGTCTGCTGGGCCGACGCCAGAGCCCTTCCCGCGGACTTCGTACCCACGTCGGCCACAGCTCTGCGCCGGTATCTGGCCGGTGGGCCAGAGGTATCCCTGAACGGCTGGGCAACGTGA
- a CDS encoding arpA protein, producing the protein MSTLEAMALDQVVDTARYPLSELESAEGQAVVSRARRELLTLGCTVLPDFIRPSLRDVLRQECSAIAPRAHFDVETVNVYNIAVDSALPKDHPGRRIFQRGNAFVARDRVPAGSLISRLYSDKVFQRFVADCFRLPQLHELADPLSGLVLNVIAPGMEHPWHFDTNEFTVSMLTQEAQAGGVFEYCPNIRSAHDESFDDVRDVLDGRGERMTRRLPLQPGDLQLFKGRYSLHRVSPVQGEVARHSAIFAYSERPGVIGSVARTRQLFGRVLPEHLAVEGRAVRGDQLLD; encoded by the coding sequence ATGAGCACTTTGGAAGCGATGGCGCTCGACCAGGTGGTCGACACGGCCCGGTATCCCCTGTCCGAACTCGAGAGCGCCGAGGGGCAGGCCGTGGTTTCCCGTGCCCGGCGCGAACTGCTGACTCTCGGCTGCACCGTGCTGCCGGACTTCATCCGTCCCTCGCTCCGCGACGTCCTGCGGCAGGAGTGCTCGGCCATCGCCCCCCGGGCGCACTTCGACGTCGAAACGGTCAACGTCTACAACATCGCGGTGGACTCGGCCCTGCCAAAGGACCACCCCGGCCGGAGGATCTTCCAGCGGGGCAACGCGTTTGTCGCGCGGGACCGCGTCCCCGCAGGCTCCCTCATCAGCCGGCTCTACTCCGACAAGGTGTTCCAGCGCTTCGTCGCCGACTGCTTCAGACTGCCGCAGCTGCACGAGCTGGCGGACCCGCTCTCCGGACTGGTTCTCAACGTCATCGCGCCAGGCATGGAGCACCCCTGGCATTTCGATACCAACGAGTTCACCGTGAGCATGCTCACCCAGGAAGCGCAGGCCGGCGGCGTCTTCGAGTACTGCCCGAACATCAGGTCCGCACACGACGAGAGCTTCGACGACGTCCGGGACGTACTGGACGGCCGGGGCGAGCGGATGACCCGGCGCCTCCCCTTGCAACCCGGTGACCTGCAGCTGTTCAAGGGCCGCTACTCGCTGCACCGGGTGAGCCCCGTGCAGGGCGAGGTGGCGCGCCACTCCGCGATATTCGCCTACAGCGAGCGCCCCGGCGTCATCGGGAGCGTGGCACGGACCCGGCAGCTCTTCGGCCGGGTACTGCCCGAGCATCTGGCAGTCGAGGGCCGGGCCGTCCGGGGCGATCAACTGCTGGATTAG
- a CDS encoding class I SAM-dependent methyltransferase, translating into MRFDATGKVSLDHIYTQPDPRSYFSVLRPLGYCVPQQAKPYFAKLIKEYRESQHVAVPKVLDIGCSYGINAALLKYDATMDELYARYCGEDREGESREALLARDRELSRSRRPAQRIRFVGLDSSDSALSYALEAGFLDDTVHADLEAHEPTPRQHAQFAGTDLVISTGCLGYVTERTLTRVVRAQGARRPWMAHFVLRMFPFDPVERALDELGYRTTRVEEVFKQRRFASPEEQALVLERMSAAGVDAGGLEAEGWLYAQLYLSRPYGTSGP; encoded by the coding sequence GTGCGTTTCGACGCGACCGGAAAAGTCTCGCTCGACCACATCTACACCCAGCCCGATCCGCGCAGCTATTTCAGTGTGCTGCGCCCGCTCGGCTACTGCGTTCCGCAACAGGCCAAGCCCTACTTCGCGAAGCTCATCAAGGAGTACCGCGAGTCCCAGCACGTCGCGGTGCCGAAGGTGCTGGACATCGGGTGCTCGTACGGAATCAACGCCGCCCTGCTGAAGTACGACGCGACCATGGACGAGCTGTACGCGCGCTACTGCGGCGAGGATCGCGAGGGGGAGAGCCGCGAAGCCCTGCTGGCCCGCGACCGGGAGCTGTCCCGGTCGCGCCGGCCGGCGCAGCGCATCCGCTTCGTCGGCCTCGACTCCTCGGACAGCGCGCTGTCCTACGCGCTCGAGGCCGGGTTTCTCGACGACACGGTGCACGCCGACCTGGAGGCGCACGAGCCCACACCACGGCAGCACGCCCAGTTCGCCGGGACGGACCTGGTGATCTCGACGGGCTGCCTCGGCTACGTAACCGAGCGGACGCTCACGCGAGTCGTCCGGGCGCAGGGCGCCCGCCGGCCCTGGATGGCGCACTTCGTGCTGCGGATGTTCCCGTTCGACCCCGTCGAGCGCGCGCTGGACGAGCTGGGGTACCGGACCACCCGTGTAGAAGAGGTGTTCAAACAGCGGCGGTTCGCCTCCCCGGAGGAGCAGGCGCTCGTGCTGGAGAGGATGTCGGCCGCCGGGGTGGATGCGGGGGGCCTGGAAGCGGAAGGCTGGCTATACGCACAGCTCTACCTCTCCCGGCCGTACGGCACATCAGGCCCCTGA
- a CDS encoding choline/carnitine O-acyltransferase produces MTTFAQEDSLPRVPLPTLEASCERFLAWCAPLLTADERAATEAEVTAFLRPDGPGRVLQAALEEYDATEGVHSWLDTFWPYRYLGRRDRIALNANFFFLFKDSGRPQVERAAGLIAGAVNYKRQLDQGLIPPVMQRGVPQSMVQNKFLFSATRIPGAQQDTVRAPYSEQSPGPSKARHIVVFFRGGMFRLDVLGADGVPHSLDDLEAGLHAVMKAAAEPAAADTSVGHLTTMARAEWAAARESLLACHPRNADALDDVETALFCVCLEDFAPADTQAACDELLYGDRGNRWFDKAVSFIVFADGRAGINVEHCELDGTTILSFTDALLTTPADEHSRQSGARSQGLPALEPVVFELDDALRAQVRSAADAFAAYGENTATSTVSFADFGSNAAKALGVSPDAFVQVAYQLAHQRAKGHLGATYESIATRQYRLGRTEAMRVVTPGIRDFVAAMENPAADKDTRRAAFRAAAEQHVARAKECQLGQAPEQHLWELELIQRRRGAELGVTEQPALYRTPGWLTMRDDYLSTSSAPSANIQYFGFGSTSSRCIGVAYVLLPERFNLYLSTPLAVADQMGTFADRLREAVGELRELLAPERSGD; encoded by the coding sequence ATGACGACCTTCGCCCAGGAGGACAGCCTGCCGCGCGTGCCGCTGCCCACGCTGGAGGCGAGCTGCGAGAGGTTCCTCGCATGGTGCGCGCCGCTGCTGACCGCAGACGAACGAGCGGCGACCGAGGCAGAGGTGACCGCCTTCCTCCGGCCTGACGGCCCCGGCCGGGTCCTGCAAGCGGCGCTGGAGGAGTACGACGCCACGGAGGGCGTGCACAGCTGGCTCGACACCTTCTGGCCGTACCGCTACCTGGGCCGGCGGGACCGGATCGCGCTCAACGCCAACTTCTTCTTCCTGTTCAAGGACTCCGGCCGGCCGCAGGTGGAGCGGGCCGCCGGGCTCATCGCCGGGGCCGTCAACTACAAGCGGCAGCTCGACCAGGGGCTCATCCCGCCCGTGATGCAGCGCGGCGTGCCCCAGTCGATGGTGCAGAACAAATTCCTGTTCTCCGCCACCCGGATCCCCGGCGCGCAGCAGGACACCGTCCGCGCCCCCTACTCCGAGCAGTCGCCCGGCCCGTCCAAGGCCCGGCACATCGTGGTGTTCTTCCGGGGCGGCATGTTCCGGCTGGACGTGCTCGGCGCGGACGGTGTCCCGCACAGCCTGGACGACCTCGAGGCGGGCCTGCACGCTGTAATGAAGGCCGCTGCCGAGCCGGCCGCCGCGGACACCTCGGTGGGCCACCTCACCACCATGGCCCGCGCGGAATGGGCGGCCGCCCGGGAGTCACTGCTCGCCTGCCACCCCCGCAACGCGGATGCCCTGGACGACGTCGAGACCGCGCTGTTCTGCGTCTGTCTGGAGGACTTCGCACCCGCTGACACCCAGGCGGCGTGCGACGAGCTGCTGTACGGCGACCGCGGCAACCGCTGGTTCGACAAGGCCGTTTCCTTCATCGTCTTCGCCGACGGCCGGGCGGGGATCAATGTGGAGCACTGCGAGCTGGACGGAACCACCATCCTCAGCTTCACCGACGCCCTGCTGACCACCCCGGCCGATGAGCACTCCCGCCAGTCCGGCGCCCGCTCCCAGGGGCTGCCGGCGCTGGAGCCGGTCGTGTTCGAGCTGGACGACGCCCTGCGAGCCCAGGTGCGCTCCGCCGCCGACGCGTTCGCCGCGTACGGGGAGAACACCGCGACCAGCACGGTGTCGTTCGCGGACTTCGGCAGCAACGCGGCCAAGGCGCTGGGGGTGTCGCCGGACGCGTTCGTCCAGGTCGCCTACCAACTCGCACACCAGCGCGCCAAGGGACACCTGGGCGCCACGTACGAGTCGATCGCCACCCGGCAGTACCGGCTCGGGCGTACCGAGGCGATGCGCGTCGTCACCCCCGGGATCCGCGATTTCGTCGCGGCGATGGAGAACCCGGCAGCGGACAAGGACACCCGGCGAGCCGCGTTCCGGGCAGCCGCCGAGCAGCATGTGGCCCGGGCGAAGGAGTGCCAGCTCGGGCAGGCACCCGAGCAGCACCTGTGGGAGCTGGAGCTGATCCAGCGGCGCCGCGGGGCGGAGCTGGGAGTGACCGAGCAGCCGGCGCTGTACCGGACGCCGGGCTGGCTGACGATGCGGGACGACTACCTGAGCACCAGCTCCGCGCCGTCCGCCAACATCCAGTACTTCGGCTTCGGCTCGACCAGCAGCAGGTGCATCGGCGTCGCGTATGTGCTGCTGCCCGAGCGGTTCAACCTCTATCTGAGCACGCCGCTGGCGGTGGCGGACCAGATGGGGACCTTCGCCGACCGGCTGCGGGAGGCGGTGGGCGAACTGCGGGAACTGCTGGCGCCGGAGCGGTCCGGGGACTGA
- a CDS encoding NUDIX hydrolase — MRWTVHGERQIYTNPWVNLWLVDVQQPDGRRWEHHVVRMRHLAVAAVVDDQKRVLLMWRHRFITDTWGWELPMGLIEADETPEQAAAREVEEETGWRVEAMKPLVYAQPANGITDSEHHVFRADGATYAGPPTEANESDRIEWIPLPEIRGMIDRREIVSSGSLVGLLYLLLDEAAKG; from the coding sequence ATGCGGTGGACTGTCCATGGCGAACGGCAGATCTACACCAACCCGTGGGTCAACCTGTGGCTCGTGGATGTTCAGCAGCCCGACGGCCGCCGCTGGGAGCACCACGTCGTACGCATGCGGCACCTGGCGGTCGCCGCCGTGGTCGACGACCAGAAGCGGGTGCTCCTGATGTGGCGGCACCGCTTCATCACCGATACCTGGGGCTGGGAACTCCCCATGGGCCTCATTGAGGCGGACGAGACCCCGGAACAGGCGGCTGCTCGGGAGGTCGAGGAGGAGACCGGCTGGCGGGTGGAGGCCATGAAGCCACTGGTCTATGCACAGCCCGCGAACGGAATCACCGACTCCGAGCACCACGTCTTCCGCGCAGACGGAGCCACGTACGCAGGCCCACCAACGGAGGCGAACGAGTCGGACCGCATCGAGTGGATCCCGCTGCCGGAGATCCGCGGGATGATCGACCGCCGCGAGATCGTGAGCAGCGGCAGCCTGGTGGGCCTGCTGTACCTGCTCTTGGACGAGGCTGCCAAGGGTTAG
- a CDS encoding serine hydrolase, translated as MTRLHARLRRGAAAAVAAGLLVIFLPAESAYSQPTPEPTASASASTAFPQLTPAVATQLDKAVTQVMREANVPGVTVGLWVPGKGSYVRAFGVADKATGARMSTDLYMRIGSETKTFTVTALLKLVDQGKVGLDDPIGKYVDGVPNGDRITLRELAGMRSGLFNYSMDPGFFKALTSDPRRPFTPQELLAYSFKHPVQFQPGEKFDYCNTNLILVGLVVEKASGQPLAEYIKRNVFEPAGLKHTLFPKAAEFPTPHAHGYTDQTATGKVQDATDWNPSWGWAAGAVISDLNDLRSWAHTLATGTLLSPATQAQRLKMSPSGLPDTGYGLGIFNVAGWIGHNGSLPGYESLVVYLPEAKATLVVLLNTDINYKGSEPSTLFGQAITRIVTPQHIFKLPAQPAGQ; from the coding sequence ATGACGCGCTTGCACGCACGGCTGCGCAGGGGGGCGGCTGCCGCCGTGGCGGCCGGGCTGCTGGTCATCTTCTTGCCCGCGGAATCCGCGTACTCCCAACCCACCCCAGAACCAACCGCATCCGCATCCGCATCCACCGCGTTCCCGCAGCTCACTCCCGCCGTGGCCACACAGTTGGACAAGGCAGTCACACAGGTCATGCGCGAAGCGAACGTGCCCGGCGTGACGGTTGGACTGTGGGTTCCGGGCAAGGGCAGTTACGTCCGCGCGTTCGGGGTCGCCGACAAGGCGACGGGCGCGCGTATGTCCACGGACCTGTATATGCGGATCGGGAGCGAAACCAAGACGTTTACCGTGACTGCCCTTCTCAAGCTGGTCGACCAGGGCAAAGTCGGTCTGGACGACCCGATCGGGAAGTACGTGGACGGTGTCCCCAACGGAGACCGGATCACCCTGCGCGAGCTGGCGGGGATGCGCAGCGGGCTCTTCAACTACTCCATGGACCCGGGATTCTTCAAGGCACTGACAAGCGATCCCCGACGGCCGTTCACGCCGCAGGAGTTGCTCGCGTATTCCTTCAAGCACCCTGTGCAGTTCCAGCCCGGTGAGAAGTTCGATTACTGCAACACCAACTTGATCCTGGTCGGCCTCGTGGTGGAGAAGGCCAGCGGTCAGCCCCTCGCGGAGTACATCAAGCGGAACGTCTTCGAACCGGCGGGCCTGAAACACACACTCTTCCCGAAGGCCGCGGAGTTCCCGACGCCGCACGCCCACGGCTACACCGACCAGACGGCGACCGGCAAGGTCCAGGACGCGACGGACTGGAACCCCTCCTGGGGCTGGGCCGCCGGAGCCGTGATCTCCGACCTGAACGATCTGCGTAGCTGGGCCCACACCCTCGCCACCGGCACACTGCTCAGTCCGGCCACGCAGGCTCAGCGCCTGAAGATGTCCCCCAGCGGCCTGCCGGACACCGGTTACGGCCTGGGCATCTTCAATGTCGCGGGCTGGATCGGCCACAACGGCTCGCTGCCCGGGTACGAGTCCCTGGTCGTCTACCTGCCGGAGGCGAAGGCGACGCTGGTCGTGCTCCTCAACACGGACATCAACTACAAGGGGTCTGAACCGAGCACGCTCTTCGGCCAGGCGATCACCCGCATCGTGACCCCGCAACACATCTTCAAACTGCCCGCCCAGCCGGCGGGGCAGTGA
- a CDS encoding ABC transporter ATP-binding protein — MTVEIRGLHKTFRRRGAAAQHVLRGVDLTVDEGEFVSFIGHSGCGKSTLLNLVGGLVRPDAGEVVVDGQTVTGPGPERAMVFQNYSLLPRLSLLSNVREAVRAARPDWSRTKADDMVERYLTAVGLWEHREKRPGQVSGGMAQRAAVARAFAVGPRTLLLDEPFGALDALTRSRLQQQLVELWGNESETEKVLMVTHGLDEAILLADRIVVMSNPPQPSVRTIIPVPIPRPRDRATITNHPAYAATQEQLSELLLADQAEAA; from the coding sequence GTGACCGTCGAGATCCGCGGGCTGCACAAGACGTTCCGCCGAAGGGGGGCAGCCGCTCAGCATGTCCTGCGGGGTGTCGACCTGACCGTCGACGAAGGGGAGTTCGTCTCCTTCATCGGCCACTCGGGCTGCGGCAAGTCGACGCTGCTCAATCTGGTCGGTGGGCTGGTCCGCCCGGACGCGGGTGAGGTCGTGGTGGACGGTCAGACTGTCACCGGGCCGGGGCCCGAACGGGCGATGGTCTTCCAGAACTACTCACTGCTGCCCCGGCTGAGCCTTCTCTCCAATGTGCGCGAGGCCGTCCGCGCGGCACGGCCGGACTGGTCTCGGACAAAGGCCGACGACATGGTCGAGCGGTATCTGACCGCTGTCGGGCTGTGGGAGCACCGCGAAAAGCGCCCAGGTCAGGTGTCGGGCGGCATGGCTCAGCGCGCCGCGGTCGCCAGGGCCTTCGCCGTGGGACCCCGCACCCTGCTGCTGGACGAGCCGTTCGGTGCGCTGGACGCGCTCACTCGCTCGCGATTGCAGCAACAACTCGTCGAGCTGTGGGGCAACGAGTCGGAGACAGAGAAGGTACTCATGGTCACGCACGGGCTCGATGAGGCGATTCTGCTCGCCGACCGGATCGTGGTCATGTCCAACCCGCCGCAGCCGTCGGTACGCACCATCATCCCGGTGCCGATCCCGCGTCCTCGGGACCGCGCGACGATCACCAACCACCCTGCATACGCCGCTACCCAGGAGCAGTTGTCCGAGCTGCTGCTCGCCGACCAGGCGGAGGCCGCATAG